A single Paraburkholderia sp. FT54 DNA region contains:
- a CDS encoding tetratricopeptide repeat protein yields MSDSPSSQAADHSSLHDEAVQAYQAGRHDVVRALADRILTEDAEHVGAIHLRGLLALASGHAQDALLWLERAIEIRPEPILFNTLYAIRLKLGDFAGAVQSIRQGLALQPDFVAFHYNLALTLQHLGNLEGAAVSYRRTLELEPDHSAAHNNLGRVYADLGALEEAEHHYRRAIELAPANLVARNNLAMALLATGRYEEAWPYFEDRWFGFKLADGTPMRVPLEVPLPRWMGESAPNGHVTQTARAPQGRLLVLHEQGLGDSLQFVRYLPMALKHFRQVGYLCPPPLRRLYAQSLCSRWPGLVLLDAVPADLSSWDQYVPLMSMPSAFATRVATVPAALPYLHADSGLAAAWRARLDALPDPRLPRVGVVWAGGHSGFHLDALRSLAAVQFAPLLALPHVRWISLQKADDPAKLPDTATRSLLTDWTDEITDFADTAALIENLDLVISVDTSVAHLAAAMGKPVWLLNRFAGCWRWLYGRDDSPWYPGLRLFTQTRRGDWNDVLVRVATALTQTFPMHDNAS; encoded by the coding sequence ATGTCCGATTCCCCTTCCTCCCAAGCTGCCGATCATTCAAGTCTTCACGACGAGGCCGTGCAGGCCTATCAGGCTGGTCGCCATGACGTGGTGCGTGCACTCGCCGATCGAATCCTCACCGAGGACGCCGAGCATGTCGGCGCCATCCACTTGCGAGGCCTGCTCGCGCTAGCGTCCGGCCACGCGCAAGACGCGCTGCTCTGGCTCGAACGCGCGATCGAGATTCGGCCGGAGCCGATTCTGTTCAACACGCTTTACGCCATTCGCCTCAAGCTGGGAGACTTCGCCGGCGCCGTGCAGAGTATTCGGCAGGGACTGGCACTTCAGCCCGATTTTGTCGCGTTCCATTACAACCTCGCATTGACTCTGCAGCATCTTGGCAACCTCGAGGGCGCGGCGGTCAGCTATCGGCGAACGCTCGAACTCGAACCGGACCACTCGGCGGCGCACAACAATCTGGGCCGCGTCTACGCGGACCTCGGCGCATTGGAAGAAGCCGAGCATCATTACCGGCGCGCCATCGAACTGGCGCCCGCCAACCTCGTCGCGCGCAACAACCTGGCCATGGCGCTGCTGGCGACTGGCCGTTACGAAGAAGCGTGGCCGTATTTCGAGGACCGCTGGTTCGGCTTCAAGCTCGCCGACGGCACACCGATGCGTGTTCCTTTGGAAGTGCCGCTGCCGCGCTGGATGGGTGAAAGCGCTCCCAACGGTCACGTTACGCAAACAGCGCGCGCGCCGCAGGGGCGTCTGCTGGTCCTTCATGAGCAAGGGCTTGGTGACAGCTTGCAGTTCGTGCGCTATTTGCCAATGGCGCTGAAGCACTTTCGTCAGGTCGGGTATCTGTGTCCGCCACCCTTGCGCCGCCTTTACGCGCAATCGCTATGCTCACGCTGGCCGGGCCTCGTGTTGCTCGACGCGGTCCCGGCCGATCTGTCCAGCTGGGACCAATATGTGCCGCTGATGTCCATGCCGTCGGCGTTCGCGACGCGAGTGGCCACAGTGCCAGCCGCGCTTCCTTACCTTCATGCCGATAGCGGGCTCGCCGCCGCCTGGCGCGCGCGACTCGACGCACTGCCCGATCCCCGTTTGCCGCGCGTCGGCGTGGTCTGGGCCGGTGGTCATTCCGGCTTTCACCTGGACGCTTTGCGCAGCCTGGCAGCCGTGCAATTCGCGCCGCTGCTGGCGCTGCCCCACGTGCGCTGGATCAGTCTGCAAAAAGCCGACGATCCAGCCAAGCTTCCCGACACTGCCACCCGTTCGCTCCTCACGGACTGGACGGACGAAATCACAGACTTCGCCGATACCGCGGCGTTGATCGAGAACCTGGACCTCGTAATTTCCGTCGATACCTCGGTAGCGCATCTTGCCGCGGCGATGGGCAAGCCGGTCTGGCTGCTCAACCGCTTCGCGGGGTGCTGGCGCTGGCTGTATGGCCGGGACGACAGCCCGTGGTATCCCGGATTGCGTCTTTTCACCCAGACGCGGCGCGGAGATTGGAACGACGTGCTGGTGCGGGTTGCCACCGCGCTTACGCAAACTTTCCCGATGCACGACAACGCTTCGTGA
- a CDS encoding TetR/AcrR family transcriptional regulator: MRKGEQTRVAILDAALDLASRDGLEGLTIGLLAERMQMSKSGVFAHFGSREDLQVEVVREYHRRFEDEVFFPSLREPRGLPRLRAMISRWIEKRIQEVTTGCIYISGAVEYDDRADNPVREQLVSSVTVWRAALTRAISQAMEEGHLRADTDPQLMLFELYSFTLGLHHDARFLHLPDAVRLTWAALEKLIVSYQSESR, translated from the coding sequence ATGCGAAAAGGCGAACAGACGCGAGTCGCAATTCTCGATGCAGCACTTGATCTGGCAAGCCGCGACGGACTGGAAGGTCTGACGATTGGGCTGCTGGCTGAGCGCATGCAGATGAGCAAAAGCGGGGTGTTCGCGCATTTCGGGTCGCGCGAGGATTTGCAGGTCGAAGTCGTGCGCGAGTATCACCGTCGTTTCGAAGACGAGGTGTTTTTCCCGAGCTTGCGCGAGCCTCGTGGATTGCCGCGCTTGCGCGCGATGATTTCCCGCTGGATCGAGAAACGCATTCAGGAAGTCACCACCGGCTGCATCTACATCAGCGGCGCCGTCGAATACGACGACCGCGCGGATAACCCGGTGCGTGAGCAACTGGTGTCGAGTGTGACGGTCTGGCGCGCGGCGCTCACGCGCGCGATTTCGCAGGCAATGGAAGAAGGGCATCTGCGTGCCGACACTGATCCGCAACTGATGCTGTTCGAACTGTACAGCTTCACGCTCGGCCTGCATCACGACGCGCGCTTCCTGCACTTGCCGGATGCGGTGCGTCTCACGTGGGCCGCGCTGGAAAAATTGATTGTTTCGTATCAAAGCGAAAGCCGTTAG
- a CDS encoding acyl-CoA dehydrogenase C-terminal domain-containing protein translates to MGQYAAPLRDMQFVLHELLNVEAEIRQMPKHADLDADTINAVLEEAGKFCSEVLFPLNHSGDQEGCTYAGDGVVTTPKGFKEAYKQYVEAGWPALGCDPEYGGQGLPAFVNNALYEMLNSANQAWTMYPGLSHGAYECLHAHGTPELQQRYLPKLVAGVWTGTMCLTEPHCGTDLGILRTKAEPNSDGSYAISGTKIFISSGEHDLAENIVHLVLARLPDAPKGTKGISLFIVPKFVPNEAGEPGERNGVKCGSIEHKMGIHGNATCVINLDNARGWLVGEPNKGLNAMFVMMNAARLGVGMQSLGLTEIGYQNSLTYAKERLQMRSLSGPKAPEKAADPIIVHPDVRRMLLTQKAYAEAARAFSYWSALHIDKELSHADESVRKEAADLVALLTPILKAFLSDNAFESTNHAMQIYGGHGFIAEWGMEQYVRDARINMIYEGTNAIQALDLLGRKILGDMGAKMKKFGKLVSDFVEAEGVKPEMQEFINPLADIGEKVQKLTMEIGMKAMQNPDEVGAAAVPYLRTVGHLVFSYFWARMARVALDKEASGDPFYKAKLATARFYFAKLLPETAMTIRQARAGSKSMMDLEEALF, encoded by the coding sequence ATGGGACAGTACGCCGCGCCGCTGCGCGACATGCAATTCGTGTTGCACGAACTGCTTAACGTCGAAGCCGAAATCAGGCAGATGCCGAAGCACGCGGATCTCGACGCCGACACGATCAATGCGGTGCTCGAGGAAGCCGGCAAGTTCTGCTCCGAAGTACTGTTCCCGCTCAACCACAGCGGCGATCAGGAAGGCTGCACGTACGCCGGCGACGGCGTCGTGACCACGCCGAAGGGCTTCAAGGAAGCCTACAAACAATATGTGGAAGCCGGCTGGCCCGCACTGGGCTGCGATCCGGAATACGGCGGCCAGGGCCTGCCCGCGTTCGTCAACAACGCGCTGTATGAAATGCTGAACTCGGCGAATCAGGCGTGGACCATGTATCCAGGCCTCTCGCACGGCGCGTACGAATGTCTGCACGCGCACGGCACGCCGGAATTGCAGCAGCGCTATCTGCCGAAGCTGGTGGCGGGCGTCTGGACCGGCACGATGTGTCTGACCGAGCCGCACTGCGGCACCGACCTCGGCATTCTGCGCACCAAGGCTGAGCCGAACAGCGACGGCTCGTACGCGATCAGCGGCACGAAGATTTTCATCTCCAGCGGCGAACACGATCTCGCGGAGAACATCGTTCACCTGGTACTCGCGCGTCTGCCGGATGCGCCCAAGGGTACCAAGGGCATTTCGCTTTTCATCGTGCCGAAGTTCGTGCCGAACGAAGCGGGCGAACCGGGCGAGCGCAATGGCGTGAAGTGCGGCTCCATCGAACACAAGATGGGTATTCACGGCAATGCGACATGTGTGATCAATCTCGACAACGCCCGTGGCTGGCTGGTCGGCGAGCCGAACAAGGGCTTGAACGCGATGTTCGTGATGATGAACGCCGCGCGTCTCGGCGTCGGCATGCAGAGCCTGGGCTTGACTGAAATCGGCTACCAGAACTCGCTGACGTACGCGAAAGAGCGTCTGCAGATGCGTTCGCTGAGCGGTCCGAAGGCGCCGGAAAAGGCGGCCGATCCAATCATCGTGCATCCGGACGTGCGCCGCATGCTGCTCACGCAGAAGGCCTACGCCGAAGCCGCGCGCGCTTTCTCGTACTGGTCGGCGCTGCACATCGACAAGGAACTGTCGCACGCTGACGAATCGGTGCGCAAGGAAGCCGCCGACCTCGTCGCGCTGCTCACGCCGATCCTGAAGGCGTTCCTGTCGGACAACGCGTTCGAGAGCACCAACCACGCCATGCAGATCTACGGCGGCCACGGCTTCATCGCCGAGTGGGGCATGGAGCAGTACGTGCGCGACGCGCGTATCAACATGATCTACGAAGGGACCAACGCGATTCAGGCGCTTGATCTGCTCGGCCGCAAGATCCTCGGCGACATGGGCGCGAAGATGAAGAAGTTCGGCAAGCTGGTGTCCGATTTCGTCGAAGCCGAAGGCGTGAAGCCGGAAATGCAGGAGTTCATCAACCCGCTCGCCGACATCGGCGAAAAGGTGCAGAAGCTGACGATGGAAATCGGCATGAAGGCCATGCAGAATCCGGACGAAGTCGGCGCTGCCGCCGTGCCGTATCTGCGCACCGTCGGCCACCTCGTGTTTTCGTACTTCTGGGCGCGCATGGCACGCGTCGCGCTCGATAAGGAAGCCTCGGGCGATCCGTTCTACAAGGCGAAGCTCGCCACAGCTCGCTTCTACTTCGCCAAGCTGCTGCCGGAAACGGCAATGACGATCCGTCAGGCACGCGCCGGTTCGAAGTCCATGATGGACCTCGAAGAAGCGCTGTTCTAA
- the clsB gene encoding cardiolipin synthase ClsB, whose amino-acid sequence MSVGGARRFARLRQSLLGRRYWQRYRFTSGNDVKLLRSGDEFFSALIARIDAAQSDVVLETYIFCHDNAGKAVSAALSRAAARGVKVRAITDGIGTERLPMFNEWPAAGIDHRIYNPHLFGRFGFSRTHRKLAVIDDQFAYCGGINIVDDYENNGEKLPYRRWDFAVELHGPVVADIRQAFEVQWRRIRLGHRPIESLEPDLGPNTTASLGSLRRRRRRRNEELWAGGQPCVAFVARDNLINRRAIEKAYLAAIGQARNEVLLANPYFMPGRKLRRALVFAARRGVVVKLIIGRKEFKALDYAVPFLYRALLKAGVQIAEYEKTLLHGKVAVVDSNWATVGSSNLDALSLMLNNEANVVLVNDPSIDALREAMLVAFKDSRRIDEARYDARPAGERALNWLAYTTYRAVMKLLTVGGYD is encoded by the coding sequence GTGAGCGTCGGCGGCGCGCGCCGCTTTGCCCGACTGCGGCAATCGCTGCTCGGCCGCCGCTACTGGCAGCGTTACCGCTTCACCAGCGGGAACGACGTCAAGCTGCTGCGTTCCGGCGATGAGTTCTTCAGCGCGCTGATCGCGCGTATCGATGCGGCGCAGAGCGACGTGGTGCTCGAAACGTATATCTTTTGCCATGACAACGCCGGGAAAGCGGTCAGCGCCGCGCTGTCGCGCGCGGCTGCGCGCGGCGTGAAGGTGCGCGCGATCACCGACGGCATCGGTACCGAGCGTTTGCCGATGTTCAACGAGTGGCCTGCCGCCGGCATCGACCATCGCATCTACAACCCGCATCTGTTCGGCCGCTTCGGCTTTTCGCGCACGCATCGCAAACTGGCGGTGATCGACGATCAGTTCGCGTACTGCGGCGGAATCAATATCGTCGACGACTACGAGAACAACGGCGAGAAACTGCCGTACCGGCGCTGGGATTTCGCGGTCGAATTGCACGGGCCCGTGGTCGCCGATATCCGCCAGGCGTTCGAGGTGCAGTGGCGCCGGATTCGCCTCGGGCATCGGCCGATCGAGTCTTTGGAGCCCGATCTCGGGCCGAACACCACGGCCTCGCTCGGCAGTCTGCGGCGCAGGCGCCGGCGTCGTAACGAGGAATTGTGGGCGGGCGGCCAGCCCTGCGTGGCGTTCGTCGCGCGCGACAACCTGATCAACCGGCGCGCCATTGAGAAGGCGTATCTGGCCGCAATCGGCCAGGCGCGCAACGAAGTGCTGCTCGCCAATCCGTACTTCATGCCGGGGCGCAAACTGCGGCGCGCGCTGGTGTTTGCGGCGCGACGCGGCGTTGTGGTGAAGCTCATTATCGGGCGCAAGGAGTTCAAGGCGCTCGATTACGCGGTGCCGTTTCTGTATCGCGCGCTGCTCAAGGCCGGCGTGCAGATCGCCGAGTACGAGAAAACGCTGCTGCACGGCAAGGTCGCGGTGGTGGACTCGAACTGGGCGACGGTCGGCTCGTCGAACCTCGACGCGCTGAGCCTGATGCTCAACAACGAAGCCAATGTGGTGCTGGTGAACGACCCGTCGATCGACGCGCTGCGCGAAGCGATGCTCGTCGCGTTCAAGGACTCGCGCCGTATCGACGAAGCGCGCTACGACGCCCGGCCGGCCGGTGAGCGCGCGCTCAACTGGCTCGCCTACACGACCTACCGGGCCGTGATGAAGCTGCTGACGGTGGGTGGATACGACTGA
- a CDS encoding 3-hydroxyacyl-CoA dehydrogenase/enoyl-CoA hydratase family protein translates to MSNLIIRKVAVLGAGVMGAQIAAHLINAKVPVLLFDLPAKEGPKNAIALKAIENLKKLSPAPFGVKDDAQYIQPANYDDDIEKLAECDLVIEAIAERMDWKHDLYKKVAPHLAPNAIFATNTSGLSITALSEGFSDELKARFCGVHFFNPPRYMHLVELIPTATTRPEILDQLESFLTSVVGKGVVRAKDTPNFIANRVGVFSILAVVTEAAKFGLRFDEVDDLTGARLGRAKSATFRTADVVGLDTMAHVIKTMQDTLKDDPFFPVYETPAVLAELVKKGALGQKTGGGFYKKEGKAIKVLDPKTGEYVDGGAKADELVGRILKRPPAERLKLLRETQHPQAQFLWAIFRDVYHYIGVHLESIADNARDVDLAIRWGFGWNEGPFEGWQTAGWKQVAEWVQEDIATGKALSNVPLPSWVLEGPVAEQGGVHTNEGSWSPASKTFVPRSSLSVYDKQVFRAPLAGETKADPKTYGKTLFETDAVRAWVDDRAGENDVLIVSFKSKMNTIGPSVIDGLTQAIELAEKDYKGLVVWQPTSLKLGTPGGPFSAGANLEEAMPAFMMGGAKGIEPFVKKFQQGMLRVKYASVPVISAVSGIALGGGCELALHSAKRVAHIESYFGLVEVGVGLVPAGGGLKEAALRAAEAATQVGATNDLLKFVQKSFENAAMAKVSASALDARAMGYLKPSDTIVFNVFELLDVAKKEARALSAAGYRPPLRVTQVPVAGRSAISTIKASLVNMRDGRFISEHDFLIASRIAEAVCGGDVEAGSLVDEEWLLQLERRAFVDLLGTQKTQERIMGMLQTGKPVRN, encoded by the coding sequence GTGAGCAATCTGATCATTCGCAAGGTAGCCGTGCTCGGCGCCGGCGTGATGGGCGCGCAGATCGCCGCGCACCTGATCAACGCCAAGGTGCCCGTGCTGCTGTTCGATCTGCCTGCAAAAGAAGGCCCGAAGAACGCGATCGCGCTGAAAGCGATCGAGAACCTGAAGAAGCTGTCGCCCGCGCCGTTCGGCGTGAAGGACGACGCGCAATACATCCAGCCCGCGAACTACGACGACGACATCGAAAAACTCGCCGAATGCGACCTCGTGATCGAAGCGATTGCCGAACGCATGGACTGGAAGCACGACCTGTACAAGAAGGTCGCGCCGCACCTCGCGCCGAACGCGATTTTCGCGACCAACACGTCGGGTCTGTCGATCACCGCACTGTCGGAAGGTTTCTCGGATGAACTGAAGGCGCGCTTTTGCGGCGTGCACTTCTTCAATCCGCCGCGCTACATGCACCTGGTCGAACTGATCCCGACCGCGACCACGCGCCCGGAAATCCTCGATCAACTCGAGTCGTTCCTGACCAGCGTGGTCGGCAAGGGCGTCGTGCGCGCGAAAGACACGCCGAACTTCATCGCCAATCGCGTCGGGGTTTTCTCGATCCTCGCCGTCGTGACCGAGGCTGCGAAATTCGGCCTGCGTTTCGACGAAGTGGACGACCTGACCGGCGCGCGTCTGGGCCGTGCGAAGTCGGCCACGTTCCGCACCGCCGACGTGGTCGGTCTGGACACGATGGCGCACGTCATCAAGACGATGCAGGACACGCTGAAGGACGACCCGTTCTTCCCGGTCTACGAAACACCGGCCGTGCTGGCCGAACTCGTCAAGAAGGGCGCGCTGGGTCAGAAGACCGGCGGCGGCTTCTACAAGAAGGAAGGCAAGGCGATCAAGGTGCTCGACCCGAAGACGGGCGAGTACGTCGACGGCGGCGCGAAGGCGGACGAACTGGTCGGCCGTATTCTGAAGCGCCCGCCGGCGGAGCGTCTGAAGCTGCTGCGCGAAACGCAGCATCCGCAGGCGCAGTTCCTGTGGGCGATCTTCCGCGACGTGTATCACTACATCGGCGTGCATCTGGAATCGATCGCGGATAACGCGCGCGACGTCGATCTGGCGATCCGTTGGGGCTTCGGCTGGAACGAAGGTCCGTTCGAAGGCTGGCAGACGGCCGGCTGGAAACAGGTCGCCGAATGGGTGCAGGAAGATATCGCGACGGGCAAGGCGCTCTCGAACGTGCCGTTGCCGTCCTGGGTGCTCGAAGGTCCGGTGGCCGAGCAGGGCGGCGTACATACGAACGAAGGTTCCTGGTCGCCGGCTTCGAAAACGTTCGTGCCGCGCTCGTCGCTGTCGGTCTACGACAAGCAGGTGTTCCGCGCGCCGCTGGCAGGCGAAACCAAGGCTGATCCGAAAACCTACGGCAAGACGCTGTTCGAAACCGACGCCGTGCGCGCATGGGTCGACGATCGCGCAGGCGAGAACGACGTGCTGATCGTGTCGTTCAAGAGCAAGATGAATACGATCGGACCGTCGGTCATCGACGGTCTGACGCAGGCGATCGAACTGGCCGAGAAGGACTACAAGGGTCTGGTGGTGTGGCAACCGACGTCGCTGAAGCTCGGCACGCCGGGCGGCCCGTTCTCCGCGGGCGCCAACCTCGAAGAAGCAATGCCGGCGTTCATGATGGGCGGCGCGAAGGGCATCGAGCCGTTTGTGAAGAAATTCCAGCAAGGCATGCTGCGTGTGAAGTACGCGAGCGTGCCGGTCATCTCGGCCGTGTCGGGCATCGCGCTCGGCGGCGGCTGCGAGTTGGCGCTGCATAGCGCGAAACGGGTCGCGCACATCGAAAGCTATTTCGGTCTGGTGGAAGTCGGCGTGGGTCTCGTGCCGGCGGGCGGCGGCCTGAAGGAAGCGGCATTGCGAGCGGCGGAAGCCGCGACGCAAGTGGGCGCGACCAACGACCTGCTGAAGTTCGTGCAGAAGTCGTTCGAAAACGCGGCGATGGCAAAGGTTTCGGCCTCCGCGCTCGACGCCCGCGCGATGGGCTACCTGAAACCGTCCGACACGATCGTCTTCAACGTGTTCGAACTGCTCGACGTCGCGAAGAAGGAAGCGCGCGCGTTGTCGGCGGCGGGTTATCGTCCGCCGCTGCGCGTGACGCAAGTGCCGGTGGCCGGCCGTTCGGCGATCTCGACCATCAAGGCGTCGCTCGTCAACATGCGCGATGGCCGTTTCATCAGCGAGCACGATTTCCTGATCGCGAGCCGTATCGCGGAAGCGGTGTGCGGCGGTGACGTGGAAGCGGGCAGTCTGGTCGATGAGGAATGGCTGCTGCAACTCGAGCGTCGTGCGTTCGTCGATCTGCTCGGCACGCAAAAGACGCAGGAACGGATCATGGGCATGCTGCAAACCGGCAAGCCGGTGCGCAACTGA